Part of the Leptodactylus fuscus isolate aLepFus1 chromosome 6, aLepFus1.hap2, whole genome shotgun sequence genome, tgcactgagggagcattatactgtgtgggtgcactgagggagcattatactgtgtgggtgcactgagggagcattatactatgtgagtgtactgagggagcattatactagtgCGGGATACTTAgtgagagatcattgactgctagacatACTCCTACAATGCACATGACATTGTGCCCAGTTGAGAGACTTTGAGAGGATGAgtatcattggactgagagaaggaTAGTTTCTCAGGGGGTGTtggggcagtggttatgtgagggtGCACATGGTGACTCTGTACAACCCAGATGGCCTACAGTAGAGAGGATTTTTTGATCTGCTTACAAGCACGAGCGTCTCCCACAGCTTTCTTGTCCACCCTCCAGACACAGGGGGCGCCTTCATTACACCCCTCGTCTTTGCCTTGGTCATagcagcagaaggaaatttgATGTCACAGcacccattacatgtcctgccatgGTCAGCCAGTCCTGCCTTTGTGTTGTGTCATGAAAAAGTAACCTGAACGGCTGCAGACTGAAACCGCAttgtctttagtgataaatccgGTTCAGTTTGGGATCTGATGACAGAACCATCACATATGACAATCAgtccccccctagtagtgatatgaggaCACTGACGGAAGGGGTATACCAGGTATATTGTGAACCTATACTAACATAGGGATGTTTCACTTGCACCCCCAAACCATCCAGGGTTGCCCCAAAACAAAGTATGACCACCCATTTTGCAGTGCAGTCATGACTTTTTGGTTAAAAATAGACTATTGCCATTCCCATGGTCAGGGCAATAACCAAGAGCTCTACAGTCCCACGGTATGATcacctgtacaatatactgcaactcttctctattgtacagtatattgtacatttCATCAGATGCCTATTAGGTGCTGTTTCTGGCAGGACATAATAAGCCATTGAGGCCCTGCTGATAAGACAAGGGGGTAAGAGGCGAGCAGTGGCTTCCCCCAATGACTTAGAAGACGTGATTGCTATTTATCATGGCACCTAAGGGGTTAAACCGAGTCGGGGGAGAGTTCATCATGGAACGCAGTCGAATGAGACTCAGAGCACAGTCCGTGATACATTCCATCCCGATATCACGGAGCAGAATACGACCCGCTCTATAGTCATCTGTGTCATCGGAACGGATCTGGAAGCCCCATAGACGTGAACGTACTCGGATACATAAACAGATAGCAGCACTACTTTGTAAGACAGGAGATTACCACAATGATGAATCTGACGGCGTCTTCAGAacttaaaaaatgtttaaaataatccaaaaaatGGGCAAGATAATAATCATTTATCTGAGCGTACATAATTTAGTGGGATTTTATGAAGTATACCGGTAAGTATCGGGTAATGTATGAAGACTATCGGAAAACCACATTCCGTAATTCCTATTGGATACATTAGCTCATATCAAACATTATTGTTTTGCATAAATAAAGAAGCAGAATTATGAAAAATTGAGAAAGAAATATTTTGTTctcacagcaaccaatcagattcttcAAGAGTTCTATAAGAAATGAAGGCTACACCAAGTGAAGAAGACAATGGGACACAAGACCCTAAACCTCACCTATAACAGTCACCTTTACCGGGTACGAACAGGGTCTCCCAAATGGTATAATAGGgaattgcaaaatctgtaaaggggCCCTTCCCTGGCTTGTGAAATTTAGAATACTGGTATAGTTTATATGGCAGAGGGACCTTCAAGGCTCACTCATGGTCCAGGTTCCCCTAAAGCTACAAAGGTAGCGCAAGGAAGTGAGCACTCACCCATGATGGCAGAAGATAATGGATGATGACCCAAATGGATGATGGTCAGGTAAAGGTCCCAACAAGCCCTCCCTCAATCGTTCCCTATAACTCTAGCTGACACTGACCCTAATACTAAACACCATTTTCCCTCACTATCACCAaaaacccttaggctgaggccccatagtgTGGAAATGCAacgttttgtgttgcagattttgcaaatataaaggaagctcataGGGTAGGTGCCAAGCACTCCGACATTGGGGTCCACCAAGGGATCCAATCTGTTTGCTAAAATAtcagttacctgtggaccccatagactgaaaTGGGATCTGCCGGGTGTCCGTCGAGTTTCCACCATTTTTATCCTGAAACAGTGTTTTGTGCAGGATTTACAATTTTTTGCAAGGAGGCGGGGGAAGGTGAagaaaacccatactcacctgtctccagttCTCCTTTGTCTTCCACCGTCATCCGGCCCTGCTGCTCCCAATTAGGAGTATCCTGGAGGAGAACATAGGAGTATCCATACTAGTAGCAGAAGAAAAACAGGGTCAAGTCCAGGAGGTCACGAAAAAAGCCAAATCAGTAAGAAGTATGATAGTCAGGAAAACCAGAAACCAGGTAAGTTCAGAGAACACAAATAGATAGGTGGCGCCTCAGTAGTCTCAACGCACAGTATAAATACCCCGCCTCAGCTCAGGATTGGACAATCTGGTTGGCTCAATGTCCCAGGTCTCTGGCTGATAGCAGACATCTTAAACCTTTCCCAcaatccgccatactattacggccaATGTTTGGTGCTGTATAAAACATTAACCCCTCTGATGCCTCAGTCAAACCTCACCAAGACACCATTTTCCTGCCAGCGCCATCTTAGGAGATATGCGGGTGGTGATCAGTGGCTATGATAGCTGGTAGCCCGTTGAAGACccccaggcttgtcattataCGAGTCCTATTACTAGGCACCCTACAATAGACACTATGGGGATTTCACCCTCACACGGCTCTAGGAaggaagatttttttaaaaaaagatatgTTTTTTGTAATTTTGCAATGGCtgtgatgggaaggggttaatagttgcCGTACGTTGCAAAACACTCACCATCCTAGTGCATGATATCGCACTGAATTATGGATGTCAGATTATTTTGTTCACTCCTCATTAACCTTTTATCATGAATAATCTGTAGGAATTTATGAGAAAAAACTACTGTATGAGATTTCCCAGGTGCGGCGCATTTGTATTTGTTGGAAGTCTGTTCTTTACAGAAAAAATCctaccttaaaggggtgttctaagTCTGTAATTCTTTGTGATGTCACAACTGCCCCATCGTGTTGTCACAATGGCATAGGAGGTCGCAAAaacccattatgatgtcacagggggcattatactgtggaggatattaaggggcattatactgtggaggatattaagggggcattatactgtggaggatattaagggggcattatactgtggaggatattaaggggcattatactgtggaggatattaagggggcattatactgtggaggatattaagggggcattatactggggaggatattaagggggcattaaattgtggAGGATATtaagggcacattatactgtggaggatattaaggggacattataatgtggaggatattaagggggcattatactgtggaggatattaaggggacattatactgtgaaggatattaagggggcattatactgtggaggagattaaagggacattattctgtggaggacattaaggggacattataacgtGTGGTAAGCTCCTCCACACACTTTACTGTGCGTGGGCCACTAAGgaaaaaattatactgtgtggagtcactaagggggcattttagtggacattataatgtgtgggggccattacatTATGTCGGGGGggccattaagggggcattatactgtgtggtgaccacaAAGGAAAAACTATATTTTGGGGGTAAAttaataggacattatactatgtgggggtcactaaggagcattaacTTGTGAGGTACattaatgggacattatactatacagggagcaTTAATACTTGTGGAGAACATtaataggacattatattgtgtggaggggccaataaGGGCATGTTATACGGTGTGCCGTCCACTAAGGGAACGTTACACAGTGTGGAGGACACTAACAGAATCCTACtctttgtgggtttggatgtttgttcctcaatcacgcaaaaatggctgaacggatttgcgtgaaattggccacatacatagattgtaacctggattgaaacataggctactttttagcctGGTAAAAGACATGGCTTCGACTGCTATCAACGATTTCATGTTCACACTATGCTAAAGGACcttgatgacatcaccacaggcCCTTGAGCCGTTCTCGGATAGGATCATGTTAtggtgtgggcagagctacatgctaTGGTGTGGGTGGGGCTATATACAACTGCAGCGGGCACTGTGGAAGCTGCTCACGAAGGTCAGGAGAGTGCAGCACATGCAGGCTATGTGTGGACACAAGGAGTATATGTGGGCTTCAGTTTGTGTGCGGAAGACAGTGGAATGTGGTGTTTGGCCTCAGATGGAGGGGGGCGAACTGTGGCAAATGTCAGCAACAGCCATTCAGCCGTTTCcagcacagaagctgctcacacactgacagaaGACAACCCCAGTAATCCAAAttgactgatgtagcagagctgaggcagcgctgtagcacagcttacTCTGCTCTCCATAGGGAAGCACATACCGCTGGGTCTGCTGCAGATATGcccaaatgtagcagagccgagacgcgggtgCTGGCGGATCATTGCCGAGCGCATTTCACTAAAGATAGGCGGATCATCGcaaacaacaacccgcagacgaagtcacgggaagAGGCTAGTAGTATACTATGTGGAGAATACTAAGGGCATATTATAGTTGTGAAGTACAttaatggtacattatactgtgggagagcCACCTAGGGTGTGTTATATTTCTGCGGCACAATAACAGGTTATTATAGTGTGCCGGGCTACAGGGCGTTATTCTTCTGAGGCACAttaatggaatattatactgtgcgggagccaTTGAGGGGACATTATGTCATGCTAAGGGGCCATTACAGTGTGTGGGGATATGTATGGGCATTATTACAGTGTAGGGACACAAAGTTACGTAACAGAAATAAATCGCCATTGCGCTGAGATTGTTACCCCTCTTTGTGTATGGGGGGCGGATACTTTTGTGACCAGAATTTGTCACACCTGAGTAGTCTAATTCTCTAGCTATGGCCATAGGGGTAGAATTACTAAGGTAAGACACCGGTCTTAGTGAATAGTCCAGCGGAGATGTGACTATATTCAACGCAGTGTCCTATATAATCATAGTCAATGCACATTATAACCACAATAAGCAAAGGTTCATAGGCAAAGAGATACCAATCTGTCTAATTTGCAATAAAATTGGGgggaaaaatgtaaaatattaataATCGAATGTATATTGTGTGCAGTTCTCGCCCCTGACCACAAGATGGCGCGCACGGCTTTTGCTTATCCTTGGCAGACAACGTGTGACGTGCGGGCTCCCTCTGCTGGCGGATTGTAAAAACTGCAGCGCCGTGACGTAGAAATATCCGGCTCTGACACCCTAATGTCGCGACAGGAGAAGTCAGAGGCGGGAAGACTGAAAGTTCTGCTGAGGTGAATCACGACTGGCGAGCTGTCGGCTCGGTGCTGGGCGATGTGCGCTCTTATTCTATAAGTGGGACTTGTTGCACGCTGGGGTTTGTAGTCCTACCTGGCAGATACTTGCTGGGCTTTGTGGTTCTACAGACACTGGTTAGTGGGGCatgatgggacttgtagttctactgGGTTGTTGCATTTAATAATCTTGTCATGTTCATGTTATGCTGGGGATTGTAGTCCACATTGTAATAGGATTACAGGTGAGATCTGATGAGACTCTGGGACTGGCCACAAGAGGGCGCCATCTAAACTGGTTCTCtgtggctacttttgggtagtgtacctctctgggcagtggtTATATGAAGGTATACAGTGAACGGGATGATTTGAGGGATCAACAGGGTCCTAGAGCCGCCTCAGGTCTCCCTTTGGTGATATTGAGCCGGCCAGGACTCCTGATAGATATACTGTatctctatctagctatctatattTTTGTATCAATGATCACTTGGTACGCTAGGTTGCAGTTCCTCCATACAGCCAACAGAGGGCGCTATATCCTTGCCGGTTTCAGGATCTGTGTTTGCTATTTCCATACTGCGACCCGTCCTTCACCTATGGACGTCGGCTCTTGTCTTCCAGGGATGGATCGCAAAAGTCTGGCCCAGGAGCTGCGGCGATGGGTGGTGGAGGAGATGGGACTCCCGCAGCAGAAAGCGCCCAGCGAGGAGATGCTGCAGAGGTGAGAGGTGATGGCTGTATCTTGGGGGGGTGACCCTTAAAATCCGTCCATACACCTGACTTGGTTTTCTGTCTTGCAGACTCTTCATAGGACAATGCGCTGACATCTGGAAATACATCATACGTCACGTGCGCAGCCAGAGGTGAGTTCAGCAGCAGAGTAGCGGGTGTGACTGGTATATTGGTGATCTGAGGGGGGGGTCATCACTACGTAGTTGGTGGTCTCTAACGCTTTGGACACCCACTAGTCAGGCCACAGCATAGGGACAAGGGCTGCTTCACTGACTAAGAACAGCGCCATaggttgtatagtggctgtgcttggtattgcaactcagtgttattcacttgaatgggactgagctattaataataataatacattttatttatatagcgccaacatattccgcagcgctgtacaatttgtagggttcaaatacagacagatacaaaacaaagaacgtcatttcacacaatgggactgagggccctgctcgcaagagcttacaatctatgagctaTTGCTTTTCTATGTGATCTCATAAGCCCCACAGCCTCTTGGTGAGGGTCCCGGGTGTCACTTGCGCTGACCACATATTGACGGCAAgctccagaaaactcctttaagtggcCAGTCTCATGTTACTTGTCTTACGAGGGGATGATCAGGCCCCAATACAATGAATGGCAACATGGTGACCCTATGACCAGTtcatagttgggggggggggggggggggttcttgggCAATGGAGAACCTCTCGCACCCTCTAAATCCCTCATTTGCTTCTGTTACAGGACTGTGAAGAACATTGAAGGGAACCTGCTCTGGTATCCTTACCCAAATCATCTGcttcctcctctcttctcttgtcatccagctttccataAACCCTGAATGACACCTTCCTACACAATATCTTGTAGAccaagggtagggaaccttcggctctccagctgctgtgaaactacaactcccagcatgctccattcacttccatgggagttcccagaacagcagagccagtatgcatgctgggagttgtagtttttcaacatctggagagccaacgttccctacccctgttgtagaCTTTCTCCGTCATGAACCAGGAGGATCAGGCTGAGCAGGGCATAGTCAGGAGAGTATTTAATGtgtttgatgtagcagagctaacatTCTAGTTGCAGTTTGTTGCGCAGACGTAACGAGTTCGCCATGTCTTATTTCTGGCGCTATATTTTCGCCTTAACTCGTAGCCCAGGTATCGGCAACTGCAGCACTGCGAGGTGAGTGTGTAATAcatggctgggggggggggggtgtatttgcCAGCTGGTGATGAAGGTGGGGGGGTCTCCATTTTGCTTTTCCAGGCGCTGCGCTCCATAGAGGTGGAGGAGTACCATCGCCGGAAACATCTGTGCCAGGAGATCCAAGAGGTGCGCTCCGAACTGCAGCAAATCCACGAGCAAATCCAGTGCGCTGAGAAGGAGATCAGCAGCCGGGGTGAGCGATGCAGAAGTATTCACACCCCGGGCCCTGCACTTCTTCCTCCTCAATCCCTCCCGGGCTCTTACAGGCCTTTTCTTTCTTGGCAGATCTGAACAACCAGAAGTCTCATGATTATCGCCTCCGAGCTTTAATGCTGCGAGCCTTCCAGAGGAAGCGAGCGCAAGAATGGGACTCTCTGCAGGACACCAGCCTTCGGCTAAAGCACCGTTGCGATAAGTTGCGGGATATCACCAGGTACTTATGTCTATAGCGCTCCACCGCCACTGCTATGTCATTCTCCTATAAGAAACCCTGTACATGTTGTGCTTTGATCCTGCAGAGCGTCGCAGTGTCAGATCGTTTTCCCTGACCTGGAACCAACGCCAGCCAAAATCCCGGAGCCTGTGGTTCTGGTGCGTGTCACTCGGTGCAGAGGTTACCCCATTGATATTGGTTGTGTCCTTCATTCCCCCTTCCCTTTCTCCCTCTGTATTAGAGAGACACGCGGCAGGCGTATGATCTACGTTACACGTTTTTGCGGACTCTATATGAAGATGCGGTGTGTGGCATCACTCAGTAAGTATATCCAAATGTCGTCTTtgtttttctcgatcacacataggaatagccataagaaaggctattcttctcctaccttttagatgtcttctctacaccgctgttccgtagaaatctgggttttattcggtatgcaaatgagttctctcgcagcactggaggcggtcttcagcacttaaacagcactgggggcgtgcccaatgctgcgagagaactctccagcgccgcctccattttctggaacgccctctccctgtgtcttcttccgtcctgggtttcaatcttcttggcctcgggcagagccgactgtgcatgcccacggccacaagaaaatggccgcttacagagtAAGCtagtataagcggccattttcttctggccCGGACATGtgccgtcggctctgcctgaggcctagaagattgtaacccaggacggaagaagacacagggagagggcgttccagaagatggaggcgaccctagagatttctctcgcagcattgaggacgcccccagtgctgcgagagaactcctttgcgtACCGATAAACCCGGACctaccgaacagcggtgcggagaagacatctaaaggtaggagaagaatagcctttcttaagggaggaaaaaagggtatccaatgatgggGATCCCTCTAAAACTGATCACTCCATGGAGATCCCCTCCTGTCTGCTAGTCCATGTCTATAAAGATCCCCTCTCGTGCTTTTTGGTTCTAACctgccccctctctctgctcaggTCTATCAACTCGCCGAATTATCTCGCCATATCTCACCAGCAGTGGATTAGTATGTCGGAGGTGAGGCAGCCATGATGGCGTCTTGGGGCTTTCTGGTTCCTTGTGTCCTTTAATCTGGCGCTCTATGGGCTGAGAATCCGGCCTACAAAAACGGTGTCCTCTCCCTTGTTCTTCCAGAAGCTGTGGTGGGCGCACCCCCCGTTCCACATCTTCTCATCTTTACAACATATCACCATAGAGAGCACCCAAGAACTGCAGCAGCAGCAATCCTTGCTGACCATAGACAAGCCCGATGTAACGATCAACTACGACGCTAGAGCGGATGGAACGGATGACAACAGGGAGGAGCGCAAACATGGCCGGTGATCACCTTAACCACGTATCACAtgaacagctgagggtttgtagcAGTGGATCAGTCTAGGCTGTATAGCGTAATggtaacaaaccttcagctgttTTATGCATCATTCCACATGCAGGGGGCCACTAGCCAATGTCATTCAGGGCTTTGGTAAAGCTGGGGCTATACGGGTGGCTCCACACGAATACGATGTGTCCATGCTCTTATTTGCAGGTATTTCAGGACGTGCTTCGACCGTCCGGATCTCAATAGTGATGAGTTCGAGCTTCCAACCATCAGCAGTCTCTTCAAGGTGAGCCTGTGATGTGTTAtctctaagggggggggggttcacataATTTCTATAGATGTCATCACTTGTATAATACTGCGGGTCGCTCTTCTGCAGGATGGTTGGTCTCAGTCCGTCGCGGTGATGTCTAAGATTCACAGTCTTGACAGTCAGTCTAAGGACGCCTCGGCACATCTGGCGAAAAGGATAAAAGCGATTCACCAGTCACTGGCAGATGGCAGCGAGTCCTCTGCCCTCAAGAGGTAGGGGGCGCTATAGTTATATGTACTGTGATGTAGTAATGTACAGGGCACACCACTGGGACCTGAGTACTGCTCCCTCTAATACTTAGTGGTCCAGGATGGTTTTAGGGTTAACTCCAGTATTTCTGGTAGGTGGGGGTGTTGAAGGTTGTTAATGTAATGATCCCGGGTGGTCTGAGATGTTGTTGGGGGTTAATACAAAGATCCCTGGCGGTCTTAGTCCTGCctatgccccaaaccatgaaaggtcctctttaaaggctattgttcaactaccttttagatgtcttctccacgtcacCGTTcaatagaaatcctgttttttgtctgtatgcaaatgagttctctcgcagcactgggggcgtccccaatgctgcgagagaaatctccagcgccgcctccatcttcaggaacggcctctctgcgcgtcgtCTTTCAGCACTGGCGTCAaacttctgcgcatgcgcagttggctctgccatcgggccttgggccacaagaaaatggccacttacacgatTTACCAGTTtattatgtaagcggccatttttcttgtggccgcaggcatgcgcagtttgctcggcccgaggcctagaagattgaaacccaggacagaagaagatacagggagaggcgttccaaaagaagatgaaggtatcgctggagatttctcttgcagcattggggacgcccccagtgctgcgagagaattcatttgcatacagacgaaaaccaggatttctaccgagaagacatctaaaggtaggagaagaatagccttgaaGACTATTCgtacgtgtgattgagaaaaaatgtgtCCCATCCCCTGCCTCGGCTATACGTGATGTCTCCCCGTACATGTCGCAGGGCTGCCTTTGATGCTGAGCTTCGCTTAGTGATGCTCCGGGGCCAACGGGACGCGCTGCTGCAGGAATGCCGTGATCTCGAGCAGGAGGCTGAGGACTTGAAGGAAGACGTAAACTTTCTCGAGAATGAGCAGAAAGACATCGAGGATACATGCTCCATCCTGGTGAGGGCTCCTCGGGGGTGGGGACACTGGGTCAGGGGTGGGGACACTGGGTCGGGGGTGGGGACACTGGGTCAGGGGTAGGACGGGGGCCTCCATTTTAATGAAACCCCTCTGGGAATTTATTACAGAACAAGAAGCAGCATCAGATCCAAATCCTTATAAATAACAACGCCGTCTCCGAGAGCCGGATACGTTACAGCGCTTCAGAGGTGAGGTCATGTGACTCCAAATTTCACTCCCACGACGTTTCCCTGAGGACTGGGCACACCAGTGCTAGGGGGATGGGCGTCTTTACTTATGCTGATCTGTATCTCCTATCACAAGATGCAGAAATACGTCCTGGAGAAGCTGAGTCCGATGCCCCAAGAGATTGTCCAAGAATCGCAGCGGCTACAAGATGCCATCATGAAGGACGTCAGACATTTCTGCAACGTCTACCTCCCGGCGCTGCAGAAAGTGTCCACGGGCGGGTGAGCGGCTCTGAAATATCCCATTACTAATGATTGCATGGTGTcttgtactccagtcacctccagagctgcattcatagttcAGCTGGATGCTACGGCACAGATCAATACACTATTATACAGACACAGGGCCTTGAAATCGCTGCTGCTGGCTTTGCTGTGAATTATCAGACCATTTttgaatgctgctctggatgtgactacagtACACGGTCACGTCCCTCACTATTTTGCATCTTGTGCAGCAATCGCCTGATCCCGGCGCAGGAACTTTCCATAAATCGCCTGTCGAACCCGCATTTCCCTTACTACCCCGTCTACAAGAAGATCTACGCTAGTGTCGGCCTGTCCCTCTATAAGGTGAGAGCAgtgcgccccctggtggtcatgtgTAG contains:
- the HAUS5 gene encoding LOW QUALITY PROTEIN: HAUS augmin-like complex subunit 5 (The sequence of the model RefSeq protein was modified relative to this genomic sequence to represent the inferred CDS: substituted 1 base at 1 genomic stop codon) produces the protein MDRKSLAQELRRWVVEEMGLPQQKAPSEEMLQRLFIGQCADIWKYIIRHVRSQRTVKNIEGNLLWYRQLQHCEALRSIEVEEYHRRKHLCQEIQEVRSELQQIHEQIQCAEKEISSRDLNNQKSHDYRLRALMLRAFQRKRAQEWDSLQDTSLRLKHRCDKLRDITRASQCQIVFPDLEPTPAKIPEPVVLRDTRQAYDLRYTFLRTLYEDAVCGITQSINSPNYLAISHQQWISMSEKLWWAHPPFHIFSSLQHITIESTQELQQQQSLLTIDKPDVTINYDARADGTDDNREERKHGRXSRGVHIISIDVITCIILRVALLQDGWSQSVAVMSKIHSLDSQSKDASAHLAKRIKAIHQSLADGSESSALKRAAFDAELRLVMLRGQRDALLQECRDLEQEAEDLKEDVNFLENEQKDIEDTCSILNKKQHQIQILINNNAVSESRIRYSASEMQKYVLEKLSPMPQEIVQESQRLQDAIMKDVRHFCNVYLPALQKVSTGGNRLIPAQELSINRLSNPHFPYYPVYKKIYASVGLSLYKAPETLLPHVAEMKKQLLFLNSQLRSRTRAIARIMEQLHESQNPDIDALLQRLSSHYKEQTEELVPKLQRLIEQCQKSQEYGKEVQATVTDWWEQPAQLCLPWEERGGQTLRQWRDRWTVAVTALQRASGGKS